Genomic window (Streptomyces sp. NBC_01431):
TCCATGCACCGGGCCCGCAGGCTGCTGCTCGCGCACACCGGCTGGGCCACCGTCGTCGACCCCGAGGGCCGCGACGACCTGGAGCGGTCCGTCCTGACGGCGATCGGTCCCGGCGGCCAGGAGCGGATAGCGGCGATACGGTCCGGCGCGGCCGCCGCCGACGCGGTGCACGCGCTGGCCGAGCGGCTCGCCGCGGCCGGTCTCGCCGTTCCCGACGCCATCCGGTCCGGGGTCGGCACCTCGGTACGGGCGGTCCGCGGAGCCACCCTCTTCATCGCGGCGCTCGCGGTCACCGCACTGCTCATGCCGGGTGAAACGGGCACCGGGCGGGGGGAGATGGCGGCCTGGTTCGCCCTCCCGCTGGTCCTCACCCTCGGCTGCCTGGCCATCGCCCGGGTGGAGATCCGTCCCCACACCCGCTGGGCCTCGCCGGACGGCCAGCGGCTGCTCGGCGGGCTCGACCCGGAGGGCGATCCGCTCACCGCGGTGGCCGTGCGCGGGATCAGGGCGGTGGACGATCCCCAGCTGCGCAGCGCCCTGGCCGGGGGCCGCTTCGCGCATCGGGGTCAATGACCGCGGCCGTCGCGGCCCCGCTGCTTTACTTCACCCCTTTCAAAGTATCCCCTTTTGATCTGTATGTACTTCCGTAGTACCGCAGCACGAAAGGGATGTACCGGCGATGAGAGCAGTAGCGCTGTACGGAGCCCTCGGTTCCCTCGTCCTGACCGCGCTCGCCGCCGCCCCCGCCGGCAGCGCGGACTCGCTCACCGCCGAGGCGCGGGGGGTGGCCGTCGCCGCCGGGCGCGCGGCCGCCGACCCGATCGTCTTCGGCCGCTGCCCCCAGGCGGAGATGCTGCCCGTGACGGTCCAGTGCGGCACCGTCAAGGTGCCGCTCGACTACGCGCAGCCCACGGGCCGTCAGATCGCCCTCACCGTCAGCCGGTCCAGGGCGCGGGGCAAGGCACGCCAGGGCGCACTCGTGTACAACCCGGGCGGCCCCGGCGCCTCCAGCACGTACTTCCCGATGGCCGCCGGACTCCCCGAGTGGAAACGGATCGCCGGTGCCTACGACCTCGTCGGCTACGCGCCGCGCGGGGTGGCCCGCTCGGCCCCGCTCTCCTGCCAGGACCCGCGCGACTTCACCAAGGCCCCCACCCAGTCGCCCACGGACCCCTCGCCCTCGTACAAGCAGGAGCGGATCGCGCAGGCGCAGGCGTACGCCGAGGGGTGCGCGCGCAACGCGGGGGACGCGCTGAGCCACTACACCAGCATCAACAACGCCCGCGACCTGGACGTACTGCGGGCCGCGCTCGGCGAGAAGAAGCTGACCTTCATGGGCGCCTCGTACGGCACCTACTTCGGCGCGGTCTACGCCACGCTCTTCCCCTCCCACGTCCGCCGGATGGTCTTCGACTCGGCGGTCGACCCGGCCCCCGAGCAGATCTGGTACCGCAACAACCTCGACCAGTCACGGGCCTTCGAGGGCCGCTGGGCGGACTTCCGCACCTGGGTCGCCAAGCATGACGACGTCTACCACCTGGGCAAAACGGCCGACGAGGTCCTGGAGAGCTACGAGAAGGTGCGGGCCAAGCTGACCCGGGAGCCGGCCGGCGGCACGGTGGGCCCCGGCCAGTTGCAGGCCGCGTTCCTCAAGGCGGGTTACTACGACGACTACTGGGCGAGCCGGGCCACCGCGCTGTCCGAGTACCTGAAGGGCAATCAGCAACCGCTGCTCGAACAGGCGGCGCCCAAGGCGGAGTCGGCGGCGGACGACGAGAACGGCAACGCGGTCTACACGGCGGTCGAGTGCAACGACGCCGCCTGGCCAAGGGACTTCACGACGTGGGACCGCGACAACAGCGCGCTCGCGAAGACCGCGCCGTTCGAGACGTGGGACAACGCGTGGATGAACCTGCCGTGCGCCTACTGGCCGGCCCCGCAGCAGAAGCCGGTGGATGTCGGGGTCAAGGAGGGGGCGCTGCCGGCGACGCTGATCCTGGCGGCCGAGCGGGACGCGGCGACGCCTTACCCGGGCGCGCTGGAACTCCAGCGGCGGCTGCCGGGCTCCGTGCTAGTCACGGAGAAGGACGCCGGTACGCACGGCATCGCGGGCGGCGCCAACAAGTGCGTCAACGGCTATCTGGAGGACTACCTGGTGAACGGTCGGACGCCGGTGCGGCGCGCTGCGTGCGCGCCGCACCCGGAGCCGAACCCGGTGTCGCTGGACGAGCGCGTGGCCGACAGGCCGGGGCGTGCGCCGCGCGCTCTCTGATCTTCCGGGTCAGGGGTGACCGGGGTCCGCTCGCGTGGCGCGAACCCCGGTCACCTGGTCTTGCTAGGCCAGTGAGGCCACGAGGTCGGCGACGCTCTTGCGGCG
Coding sequences:
- a CDS encoding alpha/beta hydrolase, whose amino-acid sequence is MRAVALYGALGSLVLTALAAAPAGSADSLTAEARGVAVAAGRAAADPIVFGRCPQAEMLPVTVQCGTVKVPLDYAQPTGRQIALTVSRSRARGKARQGALVYNPGGPGASSTYFPMAAGLPEWKRIAGAYDLVGYAPRGVARSAPLSCQDPRDFTKAPTQSPTDPSPSYKQERIAQAQAYAEGCARNAGDALSHYTSINNARDLDVLRAALGEKKLTFMGASYGTYFGAVYATLFPSHVRRMVFDSAVDPAPEQIWYRNNLDQSRAFEGRWADFRTWVAKHDDVYHLGKTADEVLESYEKVRAKLTREPAGGTVGPGQLQAAFLKAGYYDDYWASRATALSEYLKGNQQPLLEQAAPKAESAADDENGNAVYTAVECNDAAWPRDFTTWDRDNSALAKTAPFETWDNAWMNLPCAYWPAPQQKPVDVGVKEGALPATLILAAERDAATPYPGALELQRRLPGSVLVTEKDAGTHGIAGGANKCVNGYLEDYLVNGRTPVRRAACAPHPEPNPVSLDERVADRPGRAPRAL
- a CDS encoding TIGR04222 domain-containing membrane protein; the encoded protein is MFWVLFLLLAIAAAGFSCGRLCLASVAAARPVPLTDRERSLSCYEAAFLAGGPDRVADLTLVSMHRARRLLLAHTGWATVVDPEGRDDLERSVLTAIGPGGQERIAAIRSGAAAADAVHALAERLAAAGLAVPDAIRSGVGTSVRAVRGATLFIAALAVTALLMPGETGTGRGEMAAWFALPLVLTLGCLAIARVEIRPHTRWASPDGQRLLGGLDPEGDPLTAVAVRGIRAVDDPQLRSALAGGRFAHRGQ